One window of the Candidatus Chryseobacterium colombiense genome contains the following:
- a CDS encoding M20/M25/M40 family metallo-hydrolase: MKKIITTTALLLNLCLIAQSKEDSIQFSKISTEILNNGKAYNELRNLTKNIGHRLSGSAAYEKAVQWAAQQLRDSGADKVWLQEVMIPVWERGKESLQIKTDAGKWKSLKMLSLGNSEGTGGKDISGEIIMVKSMDEYEKLSPEKVKDKIVFFNYPFSQSYIETFKGYSDASKYRTTAASLTAKKGGKFAIIRSLSSAFDNVPHTGAMRYQDDKKIPAVAIGNTTADELENLLKSQKVTAKLNSNCGMKGEKLSHSVIGEITGKKDKSVIVVGGHLDSWDVGEGAHDDGTGIVQSIEVLRTFKKLGIPNNHTIRVVCFANEENGVKGGIQYGKAAKENNEKHLFAIESDAGGFTPRGIALEMDETKRKLIQSWKTLFLPYGAYDFENKYSGTDIYPLKDMGVPAAELVPDSQRYFDIHHTEEDTFEKVNRRELLLGATVMTQLIYMIDKNW, encoded by the coding sequence ATGAAAAAAATTATAACAACAACTGCTCTCTTGCTAAACTTATGCTTAATTGCACAAAGCAAAGAAGACTCAATACAATTCAGCAAGATTTCAACCGAAATTTTAAATAACGGAAAAGCTTATAACGAGCTTAGAAATTTAACCAAAAATATAGGACACCGTCTGAGTGGTTCTGCCGCTTATGAAAAGGCTGTTCAATGGGCAGCGCAACAACTCAGAGACTCAGGAGCTGATAAGGTTTGGTTACAGGAAGTTATGATTCCTGTTTGGGAAAGAGGAAAAGAATCTTTGCAGATCAAAACCGATGCAGGCAAATGGAAAAGCTTAAAAATGCTTTCTTTAGGAAATTCTGAAGGAACGGGCGGAAAAGACATATCCGGAGAAATTATCATGGTAAAATCTATGGATGAGTATGAAAAATTATCCCCGGAAAAGGTAAAAGATAAAATTGTTTTCTTCAACTATCCATTTAGTCAGTCTTATATCGAAACGTTCAAAGGATATAGTGACGCATCAAAATACAGAACAACAGCGGCTTCATTAACCGCGAAAAAAGGTGGAAAATTTGCCATTATCAGATCACTTTCTTCGGCTTTTGATAATGTTCCGCATACCGGAGCAATGCGTTATCAGGACGATAAAAAAATTCCTGCAGTTGCCATTGGAAATACTACAGCTGATGAACTTGAAAATCTTTTAAAATCTCAAAAGGTTACCGCAAAACTAAACTCTAACTGCGGAATGAAAGGCGAAAAGCTCTCCCACTCCGTTATTGGAGAAATTACCGGTAAAAAAGACAAAAGTGTCATCGTTGTCGGCGGACACCTTGATTCCTGGGACGTCGGAGAAGGCGCCCATGATGACGGAACCGGAATCGTTCAGAGTATTGAAGTGTTGAGAACATTCAAAAAGCTGGGAATTCCAAATAATCATACGATACGGGTGGTTTGTTTCGCTAATGAAGAGAATGGCGTAAAGGGAGGAATACAATATGGAAAAGCAGCCAAAGAAAACAATGAAAAACATCTGTTTGCCATAGAATCGGATGCTGGAGGATTTACTCCGAGAGGGATTGCCCTGGAAATGGATGAAACAAAAAGAAAGCTGATCCAAAGCTGGAAAACCCTGTTTCTGCCTTACGGAGCCTATGATTTTGAAAATAAATATTCAGGAACAGATATTTATCCTCTTAAGGACATGGGAGTCCCTGCCGCAGAACTTGTCCCGGATTCTCAAAGGTATTTTGACATTCATCATACCGAAGAAGATACTTTTGAAAAAGTCAACAGAAGAGAGCTGCTTCTTGGTGCAACGGTAATGACACAGCTTATTTATATGATTGATAAGAACTGGTAA
- a CDS encoding M28 family peptidase yields the protein MKKSLLIIFPLFLSGFLFSQKKLVKKTASPAKYNYHTEFKRISDEVMINGTAYDNLGELTKGIGPRFSATSGYTKAVDWAEKQFKEIGVETIWKQEAKAPIWIRGRESLQIKASNGEWKSIKMLSFGNSEGTGGKDLTGDIVLINTTGQLNSLSIGQLKDKIVFVNLPLDPTIVNTSDSYLITAKSKLISASVIAKTGAKALIIRSLTTAYNDIPHAKMVYYEPDDKIRIPAMSIGTKTADELEQLLKKEKVTAKINMTAESKGETVNPNVIAEIPGKKDSKIILLGAQLDSWDFGEGAIDDGTGVVQCIEVLRTLKALGYENNHTIRVVLYANSENGGQGREMYASYVKKKEEKHIFALGTDAGGYSPRGFSLDMSPQRRRQIFEWKNYFLPYGVYDFDQTDAIQDISPLKKLDVPLAELIVDTQRYFDYHHSVQDTYDKVNKRELLLGSIVMTQMVLMIDQNW from the coding sequence ATGAAGAAATCATTACTTATCATATTTCCACTCTTTTTGAGTGGATTTTTATTTTCTCAGAAGAAGCTGGTCAAAAAAACAGCTTCTCCGGCTAAATATAACTATCATACTGAATTCAAAAGAATCTCAGACGAGGTTATGATCAATGGAACTGCCTATGACAATCTTGGTGAACTTACTAAAGGAATTGGTCCTCGTTTCAGTGCGACGTCTGGATATACAAAAGCTGTAGACTGGGCTGAAAAACAGTTTAAGGAAATCGGAGTTGAAACCATCTGGAAACAGGAAGCAAAAGCTCCCATATGGATAAGAGGAAGAGAATCTCTGCAAATAAAAGCATCAAATGGAGAGTGGAAAAGCATTAAGATGCTTTCTTTCGGAAATTCTGAGGGAACAGGCGGAAAAGATCTCACCGGAGATATTGTTTTAATCAATACAACCGGCCAACTTAATTCTTTATCTATAGGACAGTTAAAGGATAAAATTGTTTTTGTTAACCTCCCTTTGGATCCAACCATTGTTAATACCAGCGATTCTTATTTAATTACGGCAAAATCAAAATTGATTTCGGCTTCTGTGATTGCAAAAACGGGAGCAAAAGCCTTAATCATAAGATCATTGACTACAGCTTATAACGATATTCCCCATGCTAAAATGGTTTACTACGAACCAGATGATAAAATCAGAATTCCGGCGATGTCCATCGGCACAAAAACCGCGGATGAGCTTGAACAACTGTTGAAAAAGGAAAAAGTTACAGCAAAGATCAATATGACTGCGGAATCGAAAGGCGAAACTGTTAATCCGAATGTTATTGCAGAAATTCCCGGTAAAAAAGATTCTAAAATTATTCTTTTAGGCGCTCAGCTGGATTCGTGGGATTTTGGAGAAGGTGCTATTGATGACGGTACCGGTGTCGTACAATGTATTGAAGTTTTAAGGACATTGAAAGCTCTTGGCTACGAAAATAACCACACGATAAGAGTTGTTTTATACGCGAACAGTGAAAATGGCGGACAAGGAAGGGAAATGTATGCTTCTTACGTAAAAAAGAAAGAGGAGAAACACATCTTCGCTTTAGGAACCGATGCAGGTGGATATTCTCCCAGAGGGTTCTCATTGGATATGTCACCGCAAAGAAGAAGACAGATCTTTGAGTGGAAAAATTATTTCCTTCCTTATGGAGTATATGACTTTGACCAGACGGATGCTATTCAGGATATTTCTCCCCTGAAAAAGCTGGATGTTCCCCTTGCTGAACTTATTGTAGATACGCAAAGATATTTCGACTATCACCACTCTGTTCAGGATACTTATGATAAAGTAAATAAAAGGGAGCTTCTTTTAGGCTCAATAGTAATGACACAAATGGTACTTATGATCGATCAAAATTGGTAA
- a CDS encoding DUF1015 domain-containing protein has product MPVFKPFRGIRPHKDYEATFPTHPLDNFTQSEIAEKAQVENTYINMIKPYVVSKSKDVDRNLRKIRTTFEELLNEKVLVQDSSAYYLYEQIYPNKQVFRGLLGLSSIEDFWSGKIKRHESTIPQKKEKLAHYLEKVNLQAEPVLLTYPSNSKIELLMNHEEKNVPIFNHVDSIGIRHKIWRIDNRLKLQQFKEVIDQIDSFYIADGHHRIGSTALNAKRLKDKNKKHNGTEPYNFVYSFIVSNQSIKIHDYNRIISDLNGLSSEEFLSKLEKYFLIHEKEETPYYPSQKFHISMYLDGKFYSLHVKHDLRSQEMSLDNLDHHLLDKYIIKDILHIEDSDSSDKISYIKGTSNLEGIKLLKESIDNGEGKVGFGIYPVSFNDMIKISDLKLSMPPKCTFIEPKLVTALLMYDMKP; this is encoded by the coding sequence ATGCCTGTTTTTAAACCATTTCGTGGAATAAGACCTCATAAAGATTATGAAGCTACTTTTCCTACTCATCCTTTAGACAATTTTACCCAATCTGAAATTGCTGAAAAAGCACAGGTTGAAAATACTTATATCAATATGATAAAGCCATATGTTGTAAGTAAATCCAAAGATGTCGACAGGAACTTAAGGAAAATAAGAACTACTTTTGAAGAGCTTCTTAACGAGAAAGTCCTTGTACAGGATAGCTCGGCTTACTATCTTTATGAGCAAATATATCCGAATAAACAGGTATTCAGAGGACTTTTAGGTCTGAGTAGTATTGAAGATTTCTGGAGCGGAAAAATCAAAAGACACGAAAGTACAATTCCACAGAAAAAAGAAAAACTGGCTCATTATCTTGAAAAAGTAAACTTACAGGCAGAGCCGGTATTGTTGACCTATCCTTCCAATTCAAAAATAGAATTATTGATGAATCACGAAGAGAAAAATGTTCCTATCTTCAACCATGTAGACAGTATTGGAATCCGTCATAAAATCTGGAGAATTGATAACCGTTTAAAATTACAGCAATTTAAAGAAGTTATTGATCAGATCGATTCTTTTTACATTGCAGACGGACACCACAGAATAGGATCTACCGCACTAAATGCAAAACGCCTAAAGGATAAAAATAAGAAACATAACGGGACTGAACCTTATAATTTTGTATACAGTTTCATTGTTTCCAACCAATCCATAAAGATTCACGATTATAATAGAATTATCAGTGATCTGAATGGCTTGAGTTCTGAAGAATTTCTGTCAAAACTTGAAAAATATTTTTTAATTCACGAAAAAGAAGAGACTCCATACTACCCTTCTCAGAAGTTTCATATCTCTATGTATCTGGATGGAAAATTCTACTCTCTGCATGTAAAGCATGATCTTCGTTCCCAGGAAATGTCTCTGGATAACCTGGATCATCATCTTTTGGATAAATATATTATTAAAGATATCCTTCATATAGAAGATTCTGACAGCTCAGATAAAATTTCATATATCAAAGGAACATCCAATCTTGAAGGAATCAAATTACTGAAAGAAAGTATTGACAATGGAGAAGGAAAAGTCGGATTCGGAATCTATCCGGTAAGCTTTAATGACATGATCAAAATTTCAGATCTTAAGTTGAGCATGCCGCCAAAATGTACCTTTATAGAACCCAAATTGGTAACAGCTTTATTAATGTATGACATGAAGCCTTAA
- a CDS encoding D-2-hydroxyacid dehydrogenase produces MKVLANDGISKAGEQALKDAGIEVLDNRVAQDHVINFINENNVDVLLVRSATKVRQDLIDACPNLKIIGRGGIGMDNIDVEYAIEKGKYIINTPTASSKSVAELVFGHFFSLARFLHESNRLMPLEGDTHFNVMKKSFSNAHELSGKTLGVIGFGSIGQEVVKIGISLGMKVKVLTRKSRTEILTLNFFDGQSVKFEITSTNDMDAFLKEADFISINTPQTNEYIIDAPQLEKMKDGVYIVNTARGGVINEVALIDFIESNKVAGAALDVFENEPNPELPLLMNPALSLSPHVGGNTVDAQEKIGLELAEQIIKIKNEL; encoded by the coding sequence ATGAAAGTTTTAGCTAACGACGGTATTTCGAAAGCAGGAGAACAGGCATTGAAAGATGCAGGAATTGAAGTATTGGACAACAGGGTTGCTCAGGACCATGTGATCAATTTCATCAACGAAAACAATGTAGACGTTCTTTTGGTAAGAAGTGCTACGAAAGTCAGGCAGGATCTTATCGACGCGTGTCCGAATCTGAAGATTATCGGAAGAGGCGGCATAGGAATGGATAATATTGATGTGGAATATGCTATTGAAAAAGGAAAATATATCATCAATACACCAACTGCATCTTCAAAATCAGTTGCAGAATTGGTTTTCGGGCATTTCTTTTCTCTGGCAAGATTTCTTCATGAATCCAACAGATTAATGCCATTGGAAGGAGATACTCATTTCAATGTGATGAAAAAGTCTTTCAGCAATGCTCATGAGCTTTCGGGGAAAACTCTGGGAGTTATAGGTTTTGGAAGTATTGGTCAGGAAGTAGTAAAAATAGGAATTTCTTTAGGAATGAAAGTTAAGGTATTAACAAGAAAATCCAGAACAGAAATCCTTACGTTAAATTTCTTCGACGGACAATCGGTGAAATTTGAAATCACTTCTACCAATGATATGGATGCTTTCTTAAAGGAAGCAGATTTCATAAGCATCAATACACCACAAACGAACGAATATATTATAGACGCTCCGCAGTTGGAAAAAATGAAAGACGGCGTTTATATTGTAAATACAGCAAGAGGCGGTGTTATCAATGAAGTGGCTTTGATTGATTTCATTGAATCCAACAAAGTAGCAGGAGCGGCTTTGGACGTCTTCGAAAACGAGCCCAATCCTGAATTACCGCTATTGATGAATCCTGCTTTATCACTCTCCCCTCACGTAGGAGGAAATACAGTAGATGCTCAAGAGAAAATAGGGCTGGAACTTGCAGAACAGATTATTAAGATAAAAAACGAACTATAA
- the serC gene encoding 3-phosphoserine/phosphohydroxythreonine transaminase produces MSKKHNFSAGPCILPQEVFEKSAQAILDFNGIGLSLLEISHRSKDFVAVMDEARAIVKRLMNLGDDYEVLYLGGGASLQFAMVPYNLMKVGGKAAYLDTGTWAAGAIKEAKKVGTVDVVGSSKEENYSFIPKNYTVGSEYDYFHCTSNNTIYGTQMKSFPEVDTLMVCDMSSDIFSRQLDFSKFDLIYAGAQKNMGPAGVTLVVIKKEILGKTGRENMFSILDYSQHIAKESMYNTPPVFPVYASLLTLQHLENNGGIAAAEARNEAKAKLLYDEIDNNPLFETFCVKEDRSLMNVSFKITDESKKEEFDAAWKAAGISGLNGHRSLGGYRASLYNALPIESVQVLVDVMRSVNN; encoded by the coding sequence ATGAGCAAAAAGCACAACTTTAGCGCAGGACCATGTATCTTACCTCAGGAAGTTTTCGAAAAATCGGCACAGGCGATTTTAGATTTCAATGGAATCGGATTATCACTTCTTGAAATTTCGCACAGAAGCAAAGACTTCGTTGCTGTAATGGATGAAGCGCGTGCCATCGTAAAAAGGCTGATGAATTTGGGAGATGATTACGAAGTTTTATATTTAGGAGGCGGTGCAAGTCTGCAATTTGCTATGGTTCCTTATAATTTGATGAAAGTTGGCGGAAAAGCGGCTTATCTGGATACCGGAACATGGGCTGCAGGAGCTATTAAAGAAGCTAAAAAAGTAGGAACAGTAGACGTTGTAGGTTCTTCAAAAGAAGAGAACTACTCTTTTATTCCGAAAAATTATACGGTAGGTTCAGAATACGATTATTTTCACTGTACTTCAAACAATACCATCTATGGAACTCAGATGAAATCTTTCCCTGAAGTAGATACTTTGATGGTTTGTGACATGAGTTCAGATATTTTCTCAAGACAATTGGATTTCTCTAAATTTGATCTGATCTATGCCGGAGCTCAAAAAAATATGGGACCTGCAGGAGTAACTTTAGTTGTGATTAAAAAAGAAATTTTAGGGAAGACAGGAAGAGAAAATATGTTCTCAATTCTTGATTATTCTCAGCATATCGCCAAAGAATCGATGTATAATACTCCGCCGGTATTCCCTGTGTATGCTTCTTTGCTTACCTTACAACACCTGGAAAACAACGGAGGAATTGCTGCTGCTGAAGCGAGAAATGAAGCAAAAGCAAAACTTTTATATGATGAAATCGACAACAATCCTTTATTTGAAACGTTCTGTGTAAAAGAAGACCGTTCATTGATGAATGTTTCTTTTAAAATTACAGATGAGAGTAAAAAAGAGGAATTTGATGCTGCATGGAAAGCTGCTGGAATCAGCGGATTGAACGGTCATAGAAGTTTAGGAGGATACAGAGCTAGTTTATACAATGCTCTACCTATTGAAAGTGTACAAGTTCTGGTAGATGTGATGAGATCTGTAAATAATTAA
- a CDS encoding 4Fe-4S dicluster domain-containing protein: MAIKITDECINCGACEPECPNNAIYEGAVDWKASEGTELKGTVTLPSGLTVDADAPQEPVSDDVYFIVTDKCTECKGFHEEPQCAAVCPVDCCVPDEDHVESEEALLNKKAFLHGE; encoded by the coding sequence ATGGCTATTAAAATAACTGATGAATGCATTAATTGCGGTGCCTGTGAACCAGAATGTCCAAACAATGCAATTTATGAAGGAGCAGTAGACTGGAAAGCTTCCGAAGGTACCGAATTGAAAGGTACCGTTACATTACCATCAGGTCTTACCGTAGATGCAGATGCACCACAAGAGCCTGTAAGTGATGATGTTTATTTCATTGTAACCGATAAATGTACAGAGTGTAAGGGCTTCCACGAAGAGCCACAGTGTGCAGCGGTTTGCCCTGTAGATTGCTGTGTTCCGGATGAGGATCATGTAGAATCTGAAGAAGCATTGCTTAATAAAAAAGCATTCTTACACGGTGAATAA
- a CDS encoding acyl-CoA reductase, translating into MNIENQVLGLIKLSGYLKEFLSKKSEDYNDSDFELLLKKSEIENPWFTIENHKFALQQWADILTEENIKNWLKEYTASKTSKRVGLILAGNIPLVGFHDVISVVLSNHIPVIKLSSKDRYMIPFLLHKWNEFSEGNVQFEFVEKLENFDAVIATGSNNTARYLEYYFKDRLNIIRKNRTSVAVLKGDETDEELQLLAKDIFQYFGLGCRNVTRLFIPQDFVIDRLFESFLGFQDIINHNKYANNYDYNRAVYLLNQDKFWDNNFVMLKEDDKLFSSLSVINFSRYSSLEDVKNFIAENEENIQCIVAKDELGLDSVLFGEAQNPGLNTYADNVDTMKFLEVI; encoded by the coding sequence ATGAATATTGAAAATCAAGTTTTAGGACTTATTAAGCTTAGTGGATATCTAAAAGAGTTTTTATCAAAGAAATCAGAAGATTATAATGATTCTGATTTTGAATTATTGTTAAAGAAATCCGAAATTGAAAACCCTTGGTTTACGATTGAAAACCACAAATTCGCTTTGCAGCAATGGGCGGATATATTGACTGAAGAAAACATCAAAAACTGGCTTAAAGAATATACAGCCTCCAAAACCTCAAAAAGAGTAGGACTGATTCTTGCAGGAAATATTCCTTTGGTTGGATTTCACGATGTGATTTCCGTAGTATTGAGCAACCATATTCCTGTGATCAAATTATCATCAAAAGACAGATATATGATTCCGTTTTTATTACATAAGTGGAATGAATTTTCGGAAGGAAATGTTCAGTTCGAATTTGTTGAGAAACTGGAAAATTTCGATGCTGTAATTGCTACAGGAAGCAATAATACGGCAAGATATCTTGAGTATTACTTTAAAGACCGATTGAATATCATCCGAAAAAACAGAACATCTGTAGCGGTATTGAAAGGTGATGAAACAGATGAGGAATTACAGTTATTGGCTAAAGATATTTTCCAGTATTTCGGATTAGGATGCAGAAATGTGACTCGATTATTCATTCCACAGGATTTTGTGATCGACCGACTGTTTGAAAGCTTCTTAGGGTTTCAGGATATTATCAATCATAATAAATATGCCAATAATTATGATTACAACAGAGCTGTTTACCTATTAAATCAGGATAAATTCTGGGATAATAATTTTGTGATGCTGAAAGAGGATGATAAATTGTTCAGTTCGCTTTCTGTGATTAATTTCAGCAGATATTCTTCTTTGGAAGATGTGAAAAATTTCATTGCAGAAAATGAAGAAAATATTCAATGTATTGTGGCAAAAGATGAATTAGGATTGGATTCCGTTCTGTTTGGAGAGGCTCAAAACCCGGGACTGAACACTTATGCTGATAATGTGGATACAATGAAATTTTTAGAAGTTATTTAA
- a CDS encoding peptidylprolyl isomerase — protein MKKIVLVLAVFCIQLGFAQKVTSLKIENTGQKEKLIELSKNQITSYNNNFFKFLAALKSSDRKVSDELLSAKAKEFVTDKVYQKLSTDIHFNKKLEIFKSGYKPMIDGSSYPMIQYRYSDDKSQVPTELVTVVFEESGKILGVKPFKK, from the coding sequence ATGAAAAAAATAGTTCTTGTATTGGCTGTTTTCTGTATTCAGCTTGGGTTTGCACAAAAAGTGACCAGCCTGAAGATTGAAAATACCGGGCAAAAAGAAAAGCTTATAGAATTAAGTAAGAATCAAATTACTTCTTATAATAATAATTTTTTTAAATTTCTGGCTGCTTTAAAATCATCTGACCGCAAAGTGTCTGATGAACTGTTGTCTGCGAAAGCTAAAGAATTTGTAACTGATAAAGTATATCAAAAGCTTTCAACGGATATTCATTTCAATAAAAAGCTTGAAATATTCAAATCGGGATATAAACCTATGATTGACGGAAGTTCTTATCCGATGATTCAGTACAGGTATTCAGATGACAAATCACAAGTTCCGACGGAATTGGTAACCGTAGTGTTTGAAGAAAGCGGAAAGATTCTTGGGGTAAAACCTTTTAAGAAATAG
- a CDS encoding Bax inhibitor-1 family protein, whose protein sequence is MMTDALVAHSSEIEKANFYKKTYLHVALSILAFIGVETVLLNVVPVELIAMMFGQKYTWLLIIGVFWLASILANKWSLSQSRSTQYLGLGFYIVLEAVIFLPLLYMAVGYSGGGTVIFQAAMLTIAMFAGLSLVAFTSKKDFSFLRNIIIIGGFLSLGLIVAGAIFGFNLGLWFSVGMVVLASASILYETSKLKNVYTTNQYVGASLQLFASIMLLFWYILRILMSRRS, encoded by the coding sequence ATGATGACAGATGCATTAGTCGCTCATTCTTCAGAGATAGAAAAAGCGAATTTTTACAAAAAAACTTACCTGCACGTTGCTTTATCCATTCTTGCATTTATTGGGGTGGAAACGGTATTATTAAATGTAGTTCCTGTTGAACTTATTGCCATGATGTTCGGGCAGAAATACACTTGGTTATTAATTATCGGTGTTTTTTGGCTGGCTTCTATTTTGGCTAATAAGTGGTCTTTATCCCAAAGCAGATCAACCCAATATTTAGGATTAGGATTTTATATTGTACTGGAAGCTGTAATTTTTCTTCCTCTGCTTTATATGGCAGTAGGTTATTCAGGAGGAGGAACCGTCATTTTTCAGGCGGCAATGCTTACTATTGCGATGTTTGCAGGATTATCTTTGGTAGCTTTTACTTCTAAAAAAGATTTTTCTTTTTTAAGAAACATCATTATTATCGGAGGTTTCCTTTCATTGGGATTAATTGTTGCCGGAGCAATTTTCGGATTCAATTTAGGGCTTTGGTTTTCTGTAGGAATGGTAGTTTTGGCTTCTGCAAGTATTTTGTATGAAACAAGTAAACTGAAAAATGTATACACAACCAATCAGTATGTAGGAGCTTCTTTACAGCTTTTTGCATCTATTATGTTGTTGTTCTGGTATATTCTTAGAATTTTGATGAGCAGAAGAAGCTAG
- a CDS encoding thioredoxin family protein: protein MYTELTEDTLQNIVNDNEKVVVQYGATWCGNCRIMKPKFKKLASENDSIPFLYVDAEKLPESRKLAKVDNLPTFAIFRNGELVNQVQSNQAESLINLFNEL from the coding sequence ATGTATACAGAATTAACAGAAGATACGCTACAGAATATTGTAAACGATAACGAAAAGGTTGTTGTACAGTACGGAGCTACATGGTGCGGAAACTGCAGAATTATGAAGCCGAAATTCAAAAAACTTGCTTCTGAAAACGACAGCATCCCTTTCCTTTATGTAGACGCTGAAAAATTACCCGAAAGCCGAAAACTGGCTAAAGTTGATAACCTACCCACTTTCGCTATTTTCAGAAACGGTGAATTGGTCAACCAGGTACAGTCTAATCAGGCAGAAAGTTTAATTAACTTATTTAACGAATTGTAA
- a CDS encoding peroxiredoxin has translation MSLVGKKFPNVTVDAMSEMGDDLKINVFQEATENQQKVLLFWYPKDFTFVCPTELHAFQEALGEFEKRNTKVIGASCDTNEVHFAWLNVSKDNGGIEGVTYPLLADTHRQLANILGIVDQDFEYNEEGEEVFTGSNVTYRATYLIDETGKIFHESVNDMPLGRNVKEYLRLIDAYTHVQKHGEVCPANWEEGKEAMKADRTSTAEYLAKN, from the coding sequence ATGTCTTTAGTAGGAAAAAAATTCCCGAATGTAACAGTAGATGCAATGTCTGAAATGGGTGATGATCTTAAAATCAACGTATTCCAGGAAGCTACGGAAAACCAACAAAAAGTTCTTTTGTTCTGGTACCCGAAAGATTTTACTTTCGTTTGCCCGACTGAGCTTCATGCTTTCCAAGAAGCTTTAGGAGAGTTCGAAAAAAGAAACACTAAAGTAATCGGTGCTTCTTGTGACACCAACGAAGTACACTTCGCTTGGCTTAACGTTTCAAAAGACAACGGAGGTATTGAAGGAGTTACTTATCCGCTTTTGGCTGATACTCACAGACAACTGGCAAACATTTTAGGAATTGTAGATCAGGATTTCGAATACAATGAAGAAGGTGAAGAAGTTTTCACTGGTTCTAACGTTACATACAGAGCAACGTATCTTATCGACGAAACTGGAAAAATTTTCCACGAGTCTGTAAATGATATGCCTCTGGGAAGAAACGTAAAAGAATATTTAAGATTAATCGATGCTTATACTCACGTTCAGAAGCATGGTGAAGTTTGCCCTGCAAACTGGGAAGAAGGAAAAGAAGCGATGAAAGCTGACAGAACTTCTACTGCTGAGTATTTGGCTAAGAACTAA